The DNA sequence tcACCTCGGGCTCCtcttcgtcatcgtcatcatcgtccaTGTCATCATCGTCGTCCTCGCCGTCGACGTCCTCCCAGTCGTCTGGAAACACGAGCCGGTaattattagtgtgtgtgtgtgtgtgtgtgtgtgtgtgtgtgtgtgtgtgtgtgtgtgtgtgtgtgtgtgtgtgtgtgtcctcctcaccctccGGGACGGTGggctcctcctcgccccccctccTCGCCTGCTCCTCCAGCCACACCAGCCTCGGGGGTTTCTCGGCCCGTGGCTTCTtcgctgctcctcctgctgctgctcctcccggggcctcctcctcgccccgGGCGGGGCCGGTCCTCTGCTGCTCCCTGAGGGCCCGCCTCAAGGCCTCGTTCTGGCCGTCGcggtcctccaccacctcctccttctccttctccgcctcctcccccagccccttctcctccccctccagccccttcTCGCGGTTCCTCTGGTTCAGCTGCTCCACCCTCCGTTGCGCCGCCTGCACCGCCTGCTTCTCCGCCTGTAGGTGCTTGTGTGACTGCAGGTGGTTCTGGAAGGCGTTGGCGCTGGAGAACCTCTTGTTGCAGGTACCGCAGCTctgcgtggcggcggcggtggtcaGCTGCTCCTCGGCCGCCGCCCGCTGCGCCAGCACGCGCTCCTGGAAGTTGTCGGCCGTGACGGGCGGCATCTCGGCCACCTTGCGCTTCAGGTTGTAGCGGTGCCAGTCCGTCTTGTAGTGCGCCCGCTGCACCTCGCCGTCGGCGAACACCACCCGGCAGCTGATGCAGGTGAAGGACGACATGGCCGCCTgcggggcgagagagggcgCTTAACCGGAGACCAGGCTTAACGAGAGACCGTGCTTAACGAGTGACCGCGCTTAATAAGACCGCTTAACGAGGGACCGACCCTAGCGAGGGACTACGCTAAGCGTAGGAAGCGCTGAAGACAATTGGTCGGCTAAAAGGGAGGAGTTATAATGTATCAACAGGTATGATGTTGATAACTCCTTTTAAAAGCACTCGCGGGATAGTCCACCTTAGATGTACACTAGTGAGGTCATAGGTCAACCTACCAGCCTAGCCAGTGGAGTGTACCAACTAATGGACCGGTAGGCGGATCGATCCATCATACACCTGGTTGGATGTTTGATGTACAGACACACCCACGTGTCATGTCACAATAGGGTCGATTTAAATGGTTGATCAACATCACACACCTGGTGGGGACGTAGGCAACAGGGATAATTTGATCTGAAGATCGTAATCTGAAGTAGGTCTATCAAGTAGGATACGGCCTGGGGCACCAGTGTCAAACTTTAGTTTTAATATTTACAAAACGGATTAACAAAGTAGCAATGCAGCCACATTGGACATCCATGTGGTTCAGGGCCGTGTTTTCAGAGTAGCGCCAGAGGAAGGTGAGGAACCTCACTGGTACCAATGGGATCAACAGTGACGCATCTCCGTTAAAAACAATCATGACAACAAGCTGCATGGCTGGTtgaataatgttttttgttaagGATTGCTTCGAAATACATGCTAATACACACTTGACTAAATCAAGATATAAACAAAACTGATGTAAAGACCAATTCCATAGatagctgtgtgtttgtatcgcCAACTATCAGCGCCTCCACGACACAGCGCGTTcctctgttctgactccatCCCCTAACGGTACCTAACCCCTCATGTCAGCCCGTATGAACAAACAGCACCGATGAGGTATGACCATGTTTAATCAGACAGAAACCAGTGCCGGGTCCCAGCGTGTTGTGAAACAAGTGGGATACCAGCGTGTTGAGCCCAATGCTGGTCAAACCCTGACGTCATCCTGTGATGACGGATCACAGGTTGACCACGGCGTGTTGTTTTACTTTATTCACTTACTTTATATCCGAGTGAGCTCCTCCGCGCCTCGTCTTTACGGTTAAAGGTTGTGTTTTCTGTCGCACACGGGGACACCCACGAGTCTGACTTCCTGGTAACCTTCGAACTGTTGTGACGCGTCGGCTACGTCACCGCCACGGACGGACCGCCAACGCCCCCTATCGGTCAGACACCGCCCCCTGTCGATCAGACCGCTAACTACAGGTGCAGAAATATTAAAGATCCCTTATCAACCTTTTTTATGGTTGTACGTTGGAAATAgcccttattattctcacactgtttTGTATAATTTTGCTTCAATTTATCACCTGTATGATAAATATAACATTCATAGAGATATTAATGACATACATTTCAACTCACTGCCAAGCGCTAGCTGGCTACCATGCTAAAGTCTAATGGCAGGCCTTTACTTGTACATTTTCTTAGAGATTTGCATATATTCAAAGAAATATTTGTTAAATGTTCACCCCAGACTAAAAGTACAACACGTgtaatttgattattttattgacAGTTTAGAGATCagttacatacatatatataactatgaTTAGCATTTAGAATGTAGGTTTGGAACTCACAAGATATCGGACATGTGGAGTAGATATTCTGTTCACTGTAAGGCCGAACGATTAGAGGCAGATAGGATTTGTTAAAATAAACTCAAAACCTTTGTGGGATTTAACAGGTGAATGATGCATTCCTGTGTGAGCTAACCAGCCGTGTACTTTTAAGTCATTATCGTTTCATCAGCATAGAGTGACCTTGCAAAAAAAAAGTGAGATGATCTCTATGAACGTTAAGTAAGGGATTCATTAAAAGGGTTTTAGAATACAGCGTGTCTTTTTGGTAAAAGTAACACCTTGTATTGTCCAAGGCACGGATCTACATATGTTTGGACGGCAGAAGAAGACACTGTTATAGTTTGAATAACCAAGGCGACAGAGGCGACCATTTTAACTCAATCCCCGGCTCAATGTTTTCTTCTTGTCCTCAACAAGGAGGCTGTGGCCAAAAAATCTCCCAATGACACCGCAAACTATGGTCTGGTCGACCATGATGTTTGATCATGGTGATGGACGGGTCACTGATGCAAATGATAATAAACCAGGTAATGCATGGTCCTTCCCATGTAGCTCTCTCGCAACAACACCAAACCAAAATGTAAGTGTAATGTAAGTTTATGGCTGAATGAGAATCACATGCATAATATGAGGAGACCTCGCTGCATGTCATATCGAAAACCAAGGCTCtcaactaaaaaaaaaagcatacaaaaataaaaaacacaaaaatataaaataaccgTTGTCTAACATCTTTCATTATTTCTCGTGCCTCACACCAGCCTACATCGGTTATGAGTTTGTTTCATGAGGCTGGTTACTTGAGAACCACAGGTGATGGTCAAACTGTATTTCAGGTGCAATATGGCTGTGGAATTCTGGGGGATGTAGTCGATTAGCATGTTGGACGCATAAGGTGTCAACTCTCACACCTTGGATCAGCAGCGATGTTATTGGACAGAACCCTAGCTCCTCAACACAAAGCCAATGAATGATGACACATCACGTGGATGTACATCTGTACCGCTAGAATTACAAACAACCCGTAGTACCGCCTTTAAGATGACTGTAACACTGAAAAACGTTTTATTTGTAGTCCAAACTTCCATCAAGCTACAATCAATGGTAGTCAATTACAACGACTTAAAGAGGCATTGAAAATGTTAACAGCAACATCGATTCACCACCAAAACTCTCATCACCTAAAACAGCCGATTAATAAATCGATGTCCAGTCGATCTATCAAAGTGACCCTGACATCATACCCCCCTCATCTTAGAGGCCCGCACACGGCTGACACAAACTTTAACCAAGTCTCCGGCGGAAAAAGGTGAAAAGTGGATGTCTCCTTCCCATGATCGCCTGCGGTTATCTCTGAAGAACCCCCATCCCACACCCCTTAAGTCCTCGGtaccctcctctcccacctcttccacctccaTCAGTGGCGGCCCAGCAGCTTGGAGAAGAACCCCGGGGAGGAGGCCTCGTTGCCGGGTGTGGCCTCCGGACTCGGCCCCTCCTCCTGGGTCAGCTGGCTCCTGACGGCCAGGCCCAGCTCCTTATCCAGCTGTTCCAGCTCCGACTGGTCCAGTAGCTCAAAGTCCTCCACCTCGCTGTCGGACTCCGACTCCCCCGCCAGCGCGATGGGCAGCAGGGCCGTGTTGCATTCTGGGCGTCTAGACCTAGACATGGCCAGGACTTCGGCGGGGATCGCCATGCCGACAGCGGCTTCTATCCTCTCCTGGATGGCGGCCGTTACTGCGGCGGCGATGGCGTCGCTCGCCATCTGGTTGACGAGGTCCATGGCCTGGTCGGTGGGGTCCCGGCGGGGCGGGGCCGCCGAGGTGTGCTTGGACCTGATTGGCCGCCGGGCCCGCGTGGGCGGGGTGGGCAGGCCGATGCTGaggtcgtcgtcatcgtctccGTTTGTTCCCGCGCCGTTGTCCAGCGAGGGGAACTCTGGGAGGCCCCCGATGAAGGCTTCCTCCTTATCGAGGTCTGTTATTGGAGGAGAAGGAACACGAGTGTTGGTGAGGGTCAGAAACAGGATACAGGCGGGTGTGTGTCTACCGGATGGTCGGTGAACACACCTTCTGAGTTGTCTGTCTGCGGGGTATGGCCCTCTGACAGGTTGAAGGTCCCGTTGTCGGTCCAGGTGACGTCTGAGACCTCTGTGTCTGAGACGGACATCTCCTTACAGGCAGTGGAGTCCAGCTGGGGAGGAGAAGGCAGACAGATGTTATCTCCGCCCTCAACGCTCACCCGCAACACCACGGCCAGGAAGGTGCTTTGAGGTTCATTATGATGGAGCTTTACAATAAATGAAGTTTGTTCCCGTGGAAACCGATGGTTACCAGGGTCACCATTGTATGCGATGGTGACAACTGAACAGAGAAAACCACACCGCTGTGCTCACTGTACACAACAAGGAGGAATAGGGTTCTGTCGGTGAGCAGACGGTGTAATGTtattggtgggggagggggtcagcTGACCTTGGGGAACAGGGAGGAGAGGTCCGCCTCGATGCTCTCCTTCTCCGACGTGGCCTGGAGCAGTCTCCGCTCTGGAAGGAGACATTGGGTCTGAGCAGGATTTACCGGCTCAGCGGACAGACAACGAGACAATGACATGAGCTTGGTGGAGCTGTCAGACTCAGTTCGTGTGTCCGTACGTACGTATGATGCTGGTACTATACTGAAGGTTGCAGATACTAGTTATGAATACAAAAGCAATATAACCTGGTATTAACTAGTACTTCGACTTTCAGGTTCAGAACGTGAAAGTCTTCTTCGTGAAAGGTCCAGTATCTCCTTCATTTATTTTACTAGATGAATTGATGAATTTACCAATTAGATCTATAGTGGTTAGGGTGATTCAATCCCAGACTTAAGGATccaggtttgatccccaatgtctatCCGCAGGCATCCTGTCCCCTCCCTGCTTCTTCATTACCTATATCTTTATCCACTGTGGGTCTTTCTGGATTAAAAGGTacaaatgactaaatagtagtAAATAGTGAAGGTCTGTAAGCTGTCGTGAGGCTGAAGTCCTCATCACGTTACCATGGTTATCTTTGATCCTCTGGAGGAACTGGCCTACGCCGAAGTCCAGCTTCTGCAGAACTGGCTTCAGCCACAAGGCAAACTCCTGGGAGGAGATCAGGGGCCACAGAAAGACTCCTAGTACTGCAGGGGACAGTGACAGGAAGGGGTCAGAATGGAGGTGTTGACCAGGAAGTCATTGGCTTTGAAGTTTAAGGCAGACCCAGAAGGTAGGGAGTATAGCAATCGTTATTGGTAAACAAATGTCCCTAAAAATGTTGTATTAACAATATACAAGGAAAAAttgtacttttaatacaaaagAAAGTCATACTTAGGACATAGGAAACGACGATGCCTGGAATGTACCGCCCTAGGACGGCGAAGAAGGTGCACAGGCTGCAGACCAGCAAGCAAAACTAGGAGAAAAATGGAGAACCTCACGTTAATATCCAACATGTCCTCCCAACAGGGCTTCATTCTGAGTTCTGGTTCACCAGAGTGTCCACAAAGAAGGCCAAGCCTCGATCTGGTTCAGTCCAAACCCCAATCCAGTCCAGCCTTCAGAAGAACCTTGACTATGGACATGTGTTTGCACCTTTTTGTGTGGTCCAAAACCATCTCCATAACCATCTCCCTAGTCTTGCCTTTGTAAGAACAATTCTTGTCAGGACCCAATCAGAATCCAGTACAACGTTCCTGTTTGAGTACCTGGCAAAGGCTTGACTGTGGACACTATTTGGACCTTCTGGTGTAGTTGTTGGTCGGACCTGACACTGGAGATGTGGTTCTGACCCTGTACTTCAGACCATGGAGATGTGTTTGGACCCTGAGGTTCTGACCTTGCCGGGGTTCTGCTGCTTGAAGGAGGAGGTCTCCTGGAGGAAGAGCTTGAAGGCCTGGCTGACGGGAGGTTCTGTCTCCGACCCCCCAGACTCCCCTGGGTCCATCAGCTTCCAGCTGGCAGAGCAACACACAGCAGTATGAGACATTAGCACACAAACatctacacacgcacaaatcaacacactcatctacacacacacacacacacacacagcggtatGACACGTCAGCACAAACACATCTAACCagacacatctacacacacagcgGTATGAGACGTCAGAGCCCAcaaacatctacacacacagtgGTATGAGATCTCAGAGCACACATACATCATAGACACAGTAGTAGAACCATCAACCCACACACATCATAAACATACcaagaaataaacaaatcagCCCAAAGTCAAGATGGATAGTTTAAGATCAGATCCATTTTGTTATCCCTTCTAATAATCCGACATAACATTCTTTGTTTCCTGCGACCCTTATATATCTCCATCCCTAATGAGGCCGTGGCCATCAGCTCCCAACCCGTGATAGACCAGGAGATCTATGATGTCATCAGGGTGTTCCGGTGACACAACAACAGTCAGAGGCACCCGGGGAAACTTCTAGGAAGAGTGCAACGCCTGAGGAGCTCGGAAACCCGAGGAGACGGCCGACTTCCAGGTATTAACGTGCACGGCGAGGGTGATATGAGGCGTGCATGGCGGGCGTGAGATGAGCGTGCACGTGGCTAGGGAACACGATATCAACAGCAGTGCGTTCACCGGTGCCAAAACTGACACAACATACCCTATATAGCAATGTATGTAGCGCAGAGAACCTAACGCTGAATGGGCATGGAGCTACAGGGTTAAAGGACCTTTAAAGCTGGAGGTTTATTATCGACATGTGATCGGAAAGTAGAACAATCTTTAAGAGTGAGATTCTGACTGAAGTCGGGCCAAGGATCAAACTGTATTTAGATTACAACCTTCAATGGTGTCAACAGTCGAAGGAACGTGGTTTGTCTATTTAGACCACAATTTAACGTGTCCCAAATAAGCCACATTGAATTGGCGGGAAAGAGTTTGGCGGGAAAATGTCTCAGTTTCCCGCCAAAACAGTGGTGATCTATAACTAAAACTAAATAAGAGAACGGAAAACAAACTAGATGCATCTTTAAGAGTAAGAACTCTTACTTCATGAATTGATTGCTAATTACAAATACTAACTAATTCTACGTTTACAAATAACATAACCAGTGAAAGGCAACAAAACGGTGGCTCGAGGGCTAAACCCTGTTAGTGTGCAAACAACATAGGCCTTGTAGCGACCCAAGTTTGGTTCCCACCTGTGGTCCTAAGATCCAGTAAAAATGTTTATAAAATCTTCAAAACCTAGCATGACCAGAACCCTGTTAACACCTAGCATGACCAGGTCCCTGTAAAAACCTAGCATGACCAGGTCCCTCTAAACGCCTAGCATGCTTAGGTCCCTCTAAAAACCTAGCATGCTAGCACACTAGCTTAAGGAACTCACAAGACCCCTTTTCATCTGTCAAGCACAAAATGGACGCCCTTGTGTGTACGAGTGGTTGGTAATAACACCGTGCCCGTGTGACCGTGTTGGCTGGTGTACGATGTTTACGATGTTTATGTTAACTTCCCATAGTGAAAGGCCACATTTGTTGCCGTTGTTACTGCCCAGGATTCTATCAGCTGTTTTTTACTGCTTGTCGGTGGTTGAGTGCTAAATATATACAGGCAAAAGTTACAAGGCAGAGTGACACGTTTCTAAATAGTCATTGATGAAGTGAAGGTTTGGTACAAAAAAATCCATTAGTTACCCTGTAGTCCAAACTGAGGATGGCATGAACGTGACTTGGCACTTTTCAGaggacaacacagacacagacacacacacacacacacacacacacacacacacacacacacacacacacacacacacacacacacacacacacacacacacacacacacacacacacacacacacacacagctgtttggTGGCATTCCAGTCCACTTACTGAGTGCGGCCTGATTAGTCATAACAATGTTCCATGCGTCCCAGAATACCCCTGGCACCACCAGCGGGCTGGAAACTGGCACCAGGCCTGGCCTTGTTGTAGTGGTGGAGACCTAACCACCACATGGTGCTACGTGTGGCTGAGCcaacccaccctcccccttccctcctgaACCCATTCACctgactcccccccctccctctccgtctccctgcgCCCCCGGCAGCAGCCTCTCTGGAACGTGGTTAGCCGGAAAGGCGACATGGAAGATCTTCTGATCACACGTCCGTCTGGCGATTGGCGGTCAGATTATGGTTTCGTCTTCCTGGAAGGCGGTGCGTCGCCAGGGCAACCAGTCGGACATGTGTATTGGACAaccgaaaacacacaaacaactacaCACATTACTGACCGGTAAACCAACCGACAACATGACCAGCAACATGACACAATCCAACATAAATAATCCGACCACCAACCAGTTGACCAACTACCGACTGTCCGACCAGCTAACCCAACGTCCAATCACAGGACTCAATTACAGACCACATGATCAAGATGGACAACCTGACCTCCTTCAGATTTACTGGTGGAGTCTGGAGGTCTGGAGATCTAGAGGAGTCTCGATCCAGGAGGTCCGCACTCTAGACTCTGGTCTGTTGAATTGGGGACCAGGTGGGGGGACAGATGGTccggggtctgggggtctggtggggtctggtgggggggggagacaggggtccggggtctgggggtctggtgGGGTCTGGTGGGGGAGACAGGGGTCCGGGGTCTGGTCTGAACCTGTCCGGGGCCAGCTGTTGATCAGCTGAGCTGCTGAAGCCTCGGCCCTTAGTGACCCCACGCGCCCTGAGCTCCAGACCTACCCTGGCTGGGTTTGAATATAGAGTATAATACAGGCCTCGCTGTATTTATGATAGAATATATCTATTTATACATGGGAGgatatttacaatgtatttattCACACATAGAAGCAGGCAGACAAGTGCAGGCCACAATACCAGGCGTTTCAGCACGTGTGTGGAAGTAAATatagtttgtgcgtgtgtgtgcgtgtgcgtgtgtgtgtgtgtgtgtgtgtgtgtgtgtgtgtgtgtgtgtgtgtgtttgtgtgacacagTAACTTGACCTCtgaagcagctagtgtgtgtttatgatctGTGTTGACAGTCGACTTCCCAGTGCTCTGCAGTCCTAATCTACACTGAACAGTGGTTCAGCAGAACCCCAGGGTATAGAGGACCCACGACCGTGGAGACGCGCACCTGAATAGAAACCGCTAGAAGCCCATGGACAAAGTTTCTTTGTCTGTGTAATACTTGACTATTTAATATAAACAATTTCAAGGTGCCCTGAGCACGGAGCCGACAGGCAAAGCTCTAACCATGAGAACAAAAAGGATCCTGTCAAtgtaaaatggtaaatgcaCTTCATTTATACCGTGCTTTTataccagtggccactcaaagtgctttacatattgcctgacattcacccattaatgcacaaattcacacacggacggcggagtcaaccatgcagggcgacagccagctggtcaggagcagtcagggtgaggcgtcttgctcaggccCACCTCGACACcaagaggagccggggatcgaacagCCAACCAGCTCtatctcctgagccacatgccgccacAGGCCGGATGTTCTCTATCCCGGCCTTCATCAGTCTACCCTGTCTCTCCTTCAGAACAACACTGCTTCATCAACCTCATGCCTGCATCCAATACACCCAGAGATGGTGCCCCACCTCAGTCCTGATGTAGTCAACCAGAACTACTCCTCAGCACATTACTGATC is a window from the Gadus chalcogrammus isolate NIFS_2021 chromosome 8, NIFS_Gcha_1.0, whole genome shotgun sequence genome containing:
- the retreg1 gene encoding reticulophagy regulator 1 isoform X2, with the translated sequence MSCKESGTSWKLMDPGESGGSETEPPVSQAFKLFLQETSSFKQQNPGKFCLLVCSLCTFFAVLGRYIPGIVVSYVLILGVFLWPLISSQEFALWLKPVLQKLDFGVGQFLQRIKDNHERRLLQATSEKESIEADLSSLFPKLDSTACKEMSVSDTEVSDVTWTDNGTFNLSEGHTPQTDNSEDLDKEEAFIGGLPEFPSLDNGAGTNGDDDDDLSIGLPTPPTRARRPIRSKHTSAAPPRRDPTDQAMDLVNQMASDAIAAAVTAAIQERIEAAVGMAIPAEVLAMSRSRRPECNTALLPIALAGESESDSEVEDFELLDQSELEQLDKELGLAVRSQLTQEEGPSPEATPGNEASSPGFFSKLLGRH
- the retreg1 gene encoding reticulophagy regulator 1 isoform X1, with the translated sequence MFSMASHERTESSAGGEDDAAAAAGPGGRGGRPVGGGQADGEPEPEARAWWLAAPRRLWSSVNWRRGARTAALFAAVNSAFWFVAFSTGRVYCLLSLSLAGAVTVATLKEAVILSESRVMDLWSRVTRRWKLMDPGESGGSETEPPVSQAFKLFLQETSSFKQQNPGKFCLLVCSLCTFFAVLGRYIPGIVVSYVLILGVFLWPLISSQEFALWLKPVLQKLDFGVGQFLQRIKDNHERRLLQATSEKESIEADLSSLFPKLDSTACKEMSVSDTEVSDVTWTDNGTFNLSEGHTPQTDNSEDLDKEEAFIGGLPEFPSLDNGAGTNGDDDDDLSIGLPTPPTRARRPIRSKHTSAAPPRRDPTDQAMDLVNQMASDAIAAAVTAAIQERIEAAVGMAIPAEVLAMSRSRRPECNTALLPIALAGESESDSEVEDFELLDQSELEQLDKELGLAVRSQLTQEEGPSPEATPGNEASSPGFFSKLLGRH